A window of Methanomassiliicoccales archaeon contains these coding sequences:
- a CDS encoding DsrE family protein produces MKTLTIQVRTGTMMNMDANVMVKLARAALDKGYGVRIFGYGEAVTLIKNGQDPKRFPNVGNETKELLEKGLEVVVCETCCKARGIARGEEIEGTKIGSLTNDLSRFVAESDRMVTIAR; encoded by the coding sequence ATGAAGACACTGACGATCCAAGTAAGGACCGGCACCATGATGAACATGGACGCGAACGTCATGGTCAAATTGGCACGGGCCGCTTTGGACAAAGGGTACGGGGTGCGCATCTTCGGCTATGGAGAGGCCGTGACGCTTATCAAGAACGGTCAGGACCCCAAGCGCTTTCCCAACGTGGGCAACGAGACCAAGGAGCTGCTGGAGAAAGGGCTTGAGGTGGTGGTCTGCGAGACCTGTTGCAAGGCTCGTGGCATCGCTCGTGGAGAAGAGATCGAGGGCACCAAGATCGGAAGCCTCACCAACGACCTGTCCAGGTTTGTTGCGGAGAGCGATCGCATGGTGACCATAGCGAGGTGA
- the tusB gene encoding sulfurtransferase complex subunit TusB — protein MRSKLFILLKSPHEFTSYDLVRSMGEGAPSAALLFEDAVLFAANAKKGKELGSVVKDVYVIKDDWEARGLPLAMPEFKIIDYSEAVDLIMERFEQTITV, from the coding sequence ATGAGGTCCAAATTGTTCATATTGCTAAAATCTCCCCACGAGTTCACCAGCTACGACCTGGTGAGATCGATGGGCGAGGGCGCCCCCAGCGCCGCCTTGCTTTTCGAGGACGCGGTGCTGTTCGCCGCAAATGCCAAGAAAGGCAAGGAGCTGGGATCGGTCGTCAAGGATGTCTATGTCATAAAGGACGACTGGGAAGCAAGGGGTCTACCTCTGGCAATGCCTGAGTTCAAGATCATCGACTATTCCGAAGCGGTCGACCTCATCATGGAGAGGTTCGAACAGACCATAACGGTGTGA